TGGCTGTAGCGGCTCTCCCCATCTTTTAAGCTATCCCTTCGATCTAGGGGGACGCAGCCTCAACAGTCCTGCCGCAGAATTGTCTCCGCGCGTTGCAGGTGAATACGTAGTGTTTACATCCGATCGCTTCGGGCGACAAGATGTTTATTTATTTAATTTGAAAACGAGTAGTCTCGTAAATCTGCCAGGGTTAAACTCTGTTGATGCGATCGCCTCCGATCCCGACTTATCAGCCGATGGTCGCTACATTGTGTTTACTAGTAGTAGGCGAGGTCAAGTTGGTATTTTTCTCTACGATCGCGAAACTCGCCAATTAAGGAATTTGACGGCAAATTTAGCAGCAGAAGTGCGCCACCCTACCATTAGCAACGATGGCAACAGGATTGCCTTTGAATCGAGCGCTAACGGTCAATGGGATATTTTAGTTTGCGATCGCGCTGGTAACTTGATTAACGTGCCGATGAACCCGCAGTGAACGGTTGTCAGGGGAGAGTGAGGAGTGAGGAGTGAGGAGCGAGGAGTGAGGGGTAAGAGAGTGGTGCATGTTTTAATTGCGACTTGCGACTTGTCTTGCTCCCTCAGCAACCTTGCGCTCCCGCAACTCTTTTATCCCCTTATACCCCTTGTCTTCGAGAGTCCCCTCACTCCTCACTCCTCGCTCC
This window of the Chroococcidiopsis thermalis PCC 7203 genome carries:
- a CDS encoding TolB family protein; this translates as MLLLVSFLSGCSGSPHLLSYPFDLGGRSLNSPAAELSPRVAGEYVVFTSDRFGRQDVYLFNLKTSSLVNLPGLNSVDAIASDPDLSADGRYIVFTSSRRGQVGIFLYDRETRQLRNLTANLAAEVRHPTISNDGNRIAFESSANGQWDILVCDRAGNLINVPMNPQ